The genomic region AGGTCGTCGCCGACCGGTCCACGGGCAACACCTTCTACTCGCTGTCCAACGGCACGCTCTACGCCAGCACCGACGGCGGCGCGAGCTTCGGCGCCCGCGCCGGCAACCTGCCCACCGGCAAGCTCAGCGCCGTCCCCGGCGTCCCGAACGACCTGTGGATCGCCAGCGGCAAGGGCCTGCTGCACTCCACCGACGGCGGCCGCTCCTTCACCACCCTCGGGTCGGTGGAGTCCGCCAACGGCGTCGGCTTCGGCAAGGCCGCACCGGGCGCGTCGTACCAGACCCTGTACCTGATCGGCCACGTGAAGGGCGTCGCCGGCGTCTTCCGCTCCACCGACCAGGGCGCCAGCTGGGTCCGCATCAACGACGACGCCCACCAGTGGGGCAACTTCGCCAGCAAGCCCATCATCACCGGTGACCCCGACACCTACGGCCGGGTGTACATCGGCACCAACGGACGCGGCCTCCAGTACGGCGACCCTTCCTGACCCGACCCCCGAGCGGGGCCGCAGCCACACCGGCCCGCGGCCCCGCCCCCGGCTCCTCCCGAAGGGACACCCCTCAGGCGCATACGCCACCACACCGTCCCTGCCTCAACCGCTGAGCGCCTGCTGCATCTGCGGCTCCGGCTCGGCCGACTCGGTGTCGGGCGTCTCCTGGGGCCGGGCGTGCTTCGGGAGCAGGAAGATGGCGAGGAACACCACGGCGAGCATCGCGATCTCCACGCCGAGGGTGAACTGCTCGGCCCGGACGAAGGTGCTGGTCTTGATCCGCTCGAAGAAGACCGTGCCGAGGATCGCGGTGCCCAGGGCTGCGCCGAGCTGCTGGACGGAGGTGAGGGTGCCGGAGGCCGAGCCGGTCTCGTGCGGCTCGACCGAGGCGAGCACGGTGTCGAAGAAGGGCGCCATCACGAAGCCCATGCCGAGTCCGGTCACCGCGAGGGCCGGAGCCAGCTGCCACGGCGTCACGTCGGCGCCGGCGAGCTGCAGCGTCAGGATGACGCCCCCGACGCCCAGCAGCATCACGAGCAGCCCGCCGTGCATGACCTTGCGCCCGAACCTCAGCACGGCCTGCGCGGCGATGAACGCCACGACCATGCCGATCGAGGAGGGGATTCCGGCCAGACCGGCCTTGAACGGCGAGTAGTGCAGGCCGATCTGGGTGTAGAGGCTGAAGGTCAGCCAGAAGCCGGTCATGGCGGAGAAGAAGACCAGGCCGAGCGCCATTCCTCCGCTGAAGCCCCGCTTGCGGAACAGGCTGGGCTCGACCAGCGGGTCACCGCCGCGCGCGCTCTTGCGTGCCTCGAACCAGGCGAAGCAGGTGAAGACCGCCACCGACAGCGCGATCAGCACGAACGCCCAAGCCGGCCAGCCGTGTTCACGGCCCTGGACGAGCGGGAAGACGATCAGCGCCGATCCGACCGCGGCGAGGATCGCGCCGACCAGGTCGAGCCGGACCGCGCGGGTGCTCCTCCACTCGGGCAGGAAGGCGATGCCGCCGGCGATGGCGAAGAGGCCGAGCGGGATGTTGATCAGGAAGATCATCCGCCAGCCGGAGCCCCACAGGTCGGCGTCGACCAGCCAGCCGGCCAGGATCGGACCGCCCACCGTGGACAAGCCCATCACCGGTCCGAACATGCCGAAGGCGGCCGCCTGCTCCTTCTCGGAGAACATCTCCTTCAGCATGCCCAGGCCCTGCGGCAGCATGACCGCGCCCAGCAGCCCTTGGACCACCCGGGCGGCGATCAACTGGCCCGGCGTCTGGGCCAGGCCGCAGGCGACCGAGCCGAGGGTGAAGCCGACCGCGCCGATCAGGTACATGCGCTTGCGGCCGAAGATGTCACCGAGGCGACCGCCGGTGATCAGGCCGATCGCCATGGCGAGGGTGTAGGCGGCGCCGAGCCACTGGATCAGGCTCTCGCCGCCGCCGATGTCGGCGCGGATCGACGGTCCGGCGATGTTGGTGACCAGGGAGTCGAGGAGGTCCATGACCTCCGCGGCGAGGATCACGAAGAGCGCGACCCAACGCCATCTGTAGAGGGTGTCGGCCATCTGGGGCTCCGATCAGGAACAGCGTTTACGTTGACGAACACTGTTCTACAGACGATCGGCGTTCCAGTCAAGACAGCGTTCGCCTGATGGAACAGCGTTCGTCAGAGGTACCATGTTCGCCACAAGACAGCACGAAAGCAGGTGGCCGATGTCCTCCGCGATGCCCGAGATCCCGTGGCACAAGGCACGAAAGACCGAGGCTCGGCAGCCCTTGAGCCAGGAGGCCATCATCGACGCGGGGATCCGCATCCTCGACGCCGAGGGCCTGGTCGGCGTCACGATGCGGCGGGTCGCCCAGGAGCTCGGCACCGGACCGGCCTCGCTCTACGCGCACGTCTCCAACAAGGACGAGCTGTGCGACCTCATGCTGGAGCGGATCGCCGGCGAGATCCGACTGCCCGAGCAGCCCGACCCGGCTCGCTGGAAGGAGCAGGTCAAGCAGATCTGCCTGGAGGCGCAGCAGGTCTACTCCCGCCACCGCGACATCACCGTGGTGTCCCTGGGCAGCATCCCGGTGGGTGCGAACCAGCTGCGGATCACCGAGTTCCTGTTCGGCCTGATGCTGCAGGCCGGCATTCCGGACCAGGTCGCGGCCTGGGCGCTGGACGGCCTCGGCCAGCTGATCGACTCCGATGCCTACGAAGGCGCGCTCTACAGCAGCAGGTTCACCCCGGGCACCGACGTGGACGCCTACTTCCAGCAGATCAAGGACTACTTCTCCCGGCTGCCCAAGGACCGCTACCCGCTGCTCAGCAGCATGGCCGACACCATGGTCGACGGTGGTGGGGACGAGCGTTTCGCGTTCAAGCTGGATGTCTTCCTGCGCGGGCTGGAGTCGTACATCGACAAGCCCGCCGGCTGAACGCACGCGACCCCGAACACACGAGCACCTGGGCGGGCCGGTTGGCCCACCCAGGTGCTCGGTGTGAAGGGAGTGTCAGACGGTCGTCAGGGGACGATCGGGTGCGAGATCTGGCAGCCGCCCGCGCCGCCGTTGTAGTCGTTCGACCAGGTGCCCTGCATGGCGAAGGAGCCGGTCGCCATGGCCACGTTCTGCGCGCCGCCGACGCCGCCGGTGCCCTTCCAGGCGCACTTGTCGGCGTTCTCCTGGCCGCTCGAGTCGGTCCAGCCGCCGGCCGGGTTCTGGTCGGTGATGGTCTCCGAGTACTCGTGGCCGTACACCATGGTCACGCCGTCCAGCAGGCCCGCGTTGCCGGTGTTGACGTAGTTCTGGCCGCAGGAGGTGCCCATGTCGGTGACGTACGGGTCGTTGGTGAACGCGACGTCGCCGTAGGGGGACGCGGCCGCGCCGCCGGACAGCGTGGTGTCGCCGTTCCAGTCGTGCCAGGCGCAGAACTGGCCGGTGGAGGTGTTGAAGCCGTCCGGGTGGGTGCCGGTCGGGGACAGCACGACGTACTGGGCGTTGCGGTTCGAGGCGGCCGTGGTGTTGCCGAAGTGCCCGGCGGCCTTCACCGCCTCGGTGGCCAGCTGGTTGCCGGTGGCCTGGTTCGGCGCGGCGGCCGACTCGTCGACCCAGATGCCGGCCAGCGCGCCACCGGTCGGGTAGCCGACGTGGGCGGCGGTCGAGGGGCAGCTGGTCGAGCCGGTGGCGACACCCTCGCAGTACTGGGTCATGACGCCGGACCAGGTCTCACCGTTGGTCCCCAGGCCCTTGAACAGCTGCTGCGCCCGGACGGCTATGCCCATCGGGTCGCCGGACAGGGTGGTGTAGCCGTTGGCGTCGGTGCCCTGGGTACCCCACTGGGAGCCCAAGAAGACCAGGTAGACCTTGGGGGCGCCGGTGGTCACGCCGATGCCGTCGACGCTGCCGCCGAACTTCAGGTTGGAGGTCCGCTTGCCCGCGGCGGCGGCCGCGCCCTTCGCGGCGACGACGCCGTGCCGGTAGGGGTGGCTGGGGCCGGCGAGCTCGTTGCCCGGCTGGTTCGCCTGGGCCGGGGAGGCGGCGAAGCCCGCGCCGGCGATCATCAGCGAGGTGAGTCCGGTAAGGACCTTGATCCTCGCCTGACGGTTGTTGGGGGAAGTGCCCATCGTGAGGGAGCCTCTCTCCTGCCGACCGCCCGCTGTGGGGGGAGCGGCGGCAGTGCATGGGGAACGAAGGGGCGCCGACGAACTGATGGACCGTCACAGGGAGTTGGGACGGCCCGCCGTCTGACAGCCGGTAGCAAACCAGAGCCGCTAAATGGGCGTCAACAAGGTGGGCGGAAAAAGAAGAAATCGCCAATGAACAGCAAAGGGCCAATAAACTGTAAGCGGGAGCGGCTGAACAGTTTTCGGCGCCGAATCCGCAATGAATTCATTGCGCCCGGGCGGCCGCCGGGGAGGCGTAGGCGGTGGCGAGGCGGAGCAGCCGGTCGGTCTCGGTGGCGAAGTCGAGCTCCTCGAAGGAGGTGCCCGGGGCGGCGGTCACCGGGTGGGCGGGGGTGTGGCCGGCCAGTCGGCGGGCGCAGGCCAGGCGCAGCCAACGGGCCTCGCTGAGGGCGTCGTCGGCGTCGACGTGGGGGCCTTCGGCGTGGCTGGCGTCGGCGTACGGGGCGAGCACCAGGGCGGCGTCCCGGATCTCGATCACCAGGCGGTGCAGCCGGACCCGGGGGCCGCGGCCGAGCCGGGCGGTGAGGACGACCTCGGGCACGGCGGTGGTGAGCGCGGACCAGAGCGGGGCCAGCCGGCGGGCGGTGCGCCAGTCGCGCAGGCCGCGCGCGGCGACGCCGATGGTCGGGATCAGGCTGCCCAGCAGGACCAGCGCGATGGCGCTCCACTCGATGGCGTACAGCACGCCCGCGGCCAGGAACATCGGCCGGTCCGCCAGGTTCAGCAGGATCTGGCAGACCCTCAGCACGGAGTAGCCGAAGCCGGCACCGGTGCCCAGCGCCAGCACCCACAGGCCACAGCGCAGCGAGCGGGTGGCGGCCCGGCGGGCGTAGGTGGTGAAGAGCCAGCTGCCGACGGCCATCGAGGCGCCCAGGTAGCCGGCCACGATCAGCGCGTAGCAGGCGGCGGCGACCGAGCCCGGGTAGGCCTGGTAGAAGTCGACCACCTCGGTGGGCTGGTCCAGCAGGCTGAAGCTGACGATCAGCGCGGCCCAGGCGGTGAGGAGCACCACCCGGTGCGGGCGGCGCAGCCGGTCGGCCAGGTCGGGGCGGGCGGTCTCGGCGGCGAAGGTCAGCGTGGCCTTGCAGGCGACCAGGCCGATCAGGTGCTTGATCAGCACCACCAGGTTGTGCACCCCGCTGGTGGCGTCCACCCATCTGGTGACGGCGGGCAGGCCGAGGGTGACCAGCACGGTCACCCCGGCGAACGCCGTCCACAGCGCGCGGGTGCGCGGCGCCCGCACGGCGGTGGGCAGCCGCCAGACGGTCACCAGCCAGAGCAGCGCCAGCACCGCCAGCTTGGCGGGCGACAGCGGCGGCGGGCCGGCGGCCTCGGCCAGCAGCCGGGTCGCGGTCATCGTCGGGCTCATGTCCGCCGCACCGGGTGTCCGAAGGCGTCGTCCAGCCGGGCCAGCACCTGGGCGGACTGCGGCGAGTCGGTCCCGGCGCCGGCCCGGGTGGCGCGTTCCAGCAGCAGGGTGGCCAGCGATTCGGCGTCCGACTCCTGGCGGCTGCTGTAGCCGTCGCGGGCCAGCAGGGCGAGCACCCGGTCGGTGGCCAGGCCGAGTTCCCGGTCGGCCTCGGCCCGCTCGGCCCGGGCCAGCAGCTCGGCCCGCTCGGCGGGGGTGGTCGTCTCGGGCGCCACGTGCTCGAGCAGCATGTGCGAGATCTCGTGCAGCACGATCTGGGTCTTCAGGATCGGGGCGACACCGGCCTCGTAGAAGACCAGGTCGACCTCGTCCAGGCCGATCCACAGGCCGCACGGCAGATCCTGGCCGGCGGCGTTCTCCAGCGGGACCAGGCGCAGCGGACGGCCGCGGCGGCGGGCGATGCCGGCGCAGAACTCCTCCAGCTGGAACGGCTGGGGCACCTCGATCCGGTCCACCAGGGCGGCAAAGCCGGAGCGGGGCCGCCTGCGCCATCTCATGGCCGCCCTGCCTTCTCCATCACTGCCACCGGAACCAGTGCTACCGAACGTGTCGTCATCGAACGGATCGAGGCAGAAGCATAAGCGCTCGGTCGAGCCCTGGTCACGTGTGGTTGCGCTCGGTTAGGTGCAGGTGCGGTGGATGCCGGAGTCCTCCGCATCCGGTCCTGTTCACCTCACCGACGGTGACCGCTGCGCCCCACGTCCGGCAGGCCCTCGACGGCCCTGACCTGGTCGACGATGGCCCGCAGCCCCTTGAGCGCGCGGGGTGAGAGGCCGGCCAGCCGGAAGGCCACGGCCCGCACGTTGCTGTCGGCGAGCACGTCGGCGAGCTCGGCGCGGTCCCGGTCGGCCGGCTCGGGCCGGGAGTCGGCCCGCTCGGCCTTGAGCTCGCGGACCCGGGCGTCCACCCGCTCGGCCACCTCGTCGTCCAGGAAGTAGCCGGTCGGCACGCCGAAGAAGGCGGCGATGGCCTCCAGGGTCCGCACCGTCGGGTTGGTCTTGGTACCGGTGCGGATCTGCTGCAGGGTGCCGTGCGAGACGGTGGGGCCGTCCGGGCCGGCCTGCTCGCGGATCGCCTGGGCCACCTCGTGGTAGCTGAACGGGCCGCGGCCGGCGGGGTGGATCTCCCGGAACAGGTGGTCCAGCCGGTCGGCGATGGAACGGCGCGCGGCCTGTTCACGCTTCGACATCGCCACTCCCTAGTCCGCCCCAGCCTGCCGTTCCCAGTATCCACTGAAGTAGACGCACAAAACGACCGGTTCGTGATGTTCCCCTAGGGGATATCACGGTTGACAGCCCAGGGAGGGTTCAGCGTATGTTCAGCTTCGCGGCCGTCCAACAAAATAGACGGCGGCTCGACGGCGCACGGTCACACGGGGGTTGACCGCGCGCCGTCATCTTTTTCGATGGCGACAGCTTCGGTGCATGGCAGCAGCTGTCGCAATCCGCACCTGCGAGGATGGACGGGTGACCCAGGCTGCCCCGCGCCCCCGACTCATCGCCACCGACCTCGACGGCACCCTGCTGTGCCATGGCGGCACCGTCTCGGCCCGCACCGCCGCCGCACTGGCCGCCGCCGAGCAGGCCGGACTCCAGGTGGTCTTCGTCACCGGCCGCCCGCCGCGCTGGATGCAGCTGCTGCGCGAGCACATCGGCGGCCACGGCGTGGCGATCTGCTCCAACGGCGGCGCCGTCTACGACGTGCGTCGCGAGCTGCTGCTGGAGAGCTTCCCGCTGACCCCCGAGACCGCGCGCACGGTGGTCGAGCTGCTGCGCGAGCGACTGCCCGGGACGGCCTTCGCCTTCGAGTACCCCGGCGGCTTCTCCCGGGAGCCGCACTACGAGGTGCAGATGTGGGGCGACGCGGAGCCGCACACCGTCGCGCCCGCCGAGGAGCTGCTCGCCGACGGGCGGCCGACGGCCGGGGACGGCGCCGGCGGGAACGGCGGCGCCGGGGATGGAGCCACCGCCAGCTACAAGATCCTCGCCAAGCACCCCGCGCTGGACCCGGACACCTTCCTGGCCACCGCCCGGGCGATCGTCGGCCCGCTGGCCGAGATCACCCGGTCCAGCCCGATCGCGCTGCTGGAGATCAGCGCCCCCGGCGTCACCAAGGCCAGCACGCTGGCCCGCTGGTGCGCCGAGCAGGGCATCGACCGCACCGAGGTGGTCGCCTTCGGCGACATGCCCAACGACCTGGAGATGCTCGCCTGGGCCGGCGACTCCTACGCGGTCGCCAACGCGCACCCCGAGGTGCTGGCGGCCGTCGCCCGACACACCGTCAGCAACCAGGAGGACGGCGTCGCCCTGGTGATCGAGCAGATCGTCAGTTCGCTCAGCCGAACCGCCCGTTGACCTAGGGCCTGTCCGGGAGCGGCAGTTGGCGTTCCAGCAGGGCGACGAACCGCCGGAAGGCGTTCTGGCAGGTCGCGTAGCGCTCGTAGGCTCGACTGCTGCGGGCCTCGGGCAGGCCGCGCGGCCCCGGGACCACCCAGATCCAGCCGATCCCCGCCCGGACGTGGGTGATCCGGGCGGTCAGTCCGGCGGCCTCGTCGCGCAGCACGGCAACGGCCCGGTGTGCCTCGTCCGAGCTCTCGAAGACCGGCGCGGAAACGGCGACGATCCGGCCGTTGGGCGCCTTCAACTGCCACTGGTACCGGCCGTTCGTCGCCCGCTCGATCTGGAAACCGCCCCGGCGGGCCGACGCCCCCGAGCGCCCCCCATCACCCTGGCCCACGCGGCCCACCCACCCCAGTCACCAACCCACGGCCCCCTCAGGCGAACCGTATGTGTGCGGAGCTGGACACAGATAGGGCCGACGACCATTCGGCAGGTCTATTGGCCGGGAAGTTCTCCCCCGTTAATCTTGCGCGGATCACCTGACACAGTCCAGGAGTTGACGGACCGTCGGAAACAGGAATGGCTCAGAGCCGGGCCGACCAGCGCACCCTGGTCCCGCGCCGGTCCGGTCCCGGCTCGTGCCAGGCCGCGCCGCCCAGGTTCTCGGCCCGCCGGCGCAGATTGGCCAGCCCGCTGCGGCGCCCGCCCTCGGGGATGCCCACGCCGTCGTCCGTGACGGTCAGCAGCACCCCGGGCCGGCCGGGCCGGACCGTCGCCTCCGGGTCGCCGGAGACCGGATGGCCCTGCGGGTCCAGGTAGACGGTGGTGTCCACCTCCACGCTCACCCGCGAGGCCCTGGCGTGCCGGGCCGTGTTGGAGAGCATCTCGCGCAGTGCGGCGAGCAGTTGACGGGCGGTCGCGTCGCCCACCAGGCTCTCGACCGGGCCGACGAAGGCCATCGAGGGCTTGAAGCCGAGCGCGGCCGCCGCCTGGCTGCCCTCGCGCAGCACCCGGGTCCGCAGGGTGTCCGGCTCGTCGCCGTGATCGTCGTGCTGGAGGGCGTAGATGGTGGTGCGGACCTCCTGGATGGTGGCGTCCAGCTCGTCCACCGCCGTGCCGAGCCGGACCTTGACCTCGGGCACCACGGCTCGGCGGGCCGCGCTCTCCAGCATCATGCCGGTGGCGAACAGCCGCTGGATCACCAGGTCGTGCAGGTCCCGGGCGATCCGGTCGCGGTCCTGGAAGACCGCCAGGCGCTGCTGGTCGCGCTGGCCCTCGGCGAGCCGCAGCGCCAGCGCGGCCTGCGAGGCGAAGGTGGCCGCGAGCTGCTTCTCGGACTCGGTGAACGGTCGCGCGCCGCGCTCGCGCCAGACCACCAGACCGCCCAGCACCCGGCCGGCGGCCACCATCGGCAGTGCCATCGACGGGCCGAAGTTGCGGGCCAGCCGCATCACCAGCTGCGGGTCCTGGGACATGTCGTCGATGAAGACGCTCTCGCCGTCCCGCAGCTGGGCCGCGTACCCGGCGCCCGGAACCAGCTCGCCGACCACGAACTCGGCGGCCTCGCCGGAGGCGTGCGAGACCCGCAGTCCCCCGTCGCCGGTCGGCAGCATGATCATCCCGAGCGCGGCGTCCGCCAGCTCCCGCACCTGCTCGGCCGCCACCGCGAGGGCGGCGTGCGCCTCGTCGGTGGAGAGCAGCGCGGTGGTGACGGCCGCCGCGCCGGCGATCCAGCGCTCCCGGCGGCGGCCCTCCTCGTACAGCCGGGAGTTCTCGATCGCCACCCCGGCCGCCGCCGCCAGCGCGTGCAGCACCTGCGCGTCCTCCGGTGTGAAGCCGCCGCCGCCGCGCTTCTCGGTCAGGTAGATGTTGCCGAAGACCTCGTCCCTGACCCTGATCGGCTCCCCCAGGAAGGAGCGCATCGGCGGATGGTGCGGGGGGAAACCGACCGAGCGCGGGTCCCCGGTCAGGTCGTCCAGGAGCAGCGGCTCCGGCTTCTCGATCAGCGCGCCCAGGATGCCCCGCCCCGCCGGCAGGTCGCCGATCCGGACCGCCGTCTCGTCGTCGATCCCCAGGTGGATGAAGTCGGACAGTCCGTGCCCGTCCGGCGAGATCACCCCGAGCGCCGCGTACCGGGCGTCCACCAGCTCGGCCGCGCCGGCCGCGATCCGCTCCAGGGTGGCGTGCAGGTCGAGCCCCGCACCGACCGAGACCACGGCCTCCAGCAGCCGCTGCATCCGGTCGGTGACGGCGGCCGCCGACTGGAGCCGCTCGGAGACCTCGGTGACCAGGGTGTCGAGGCCCAGCGAGGAGATCTCCGGGACGCGGTGCGGGGGCGGGGTGACGTCGCCCGGGGTGGCGTCGCTCGGAGTGGGCTCCATGTAAGAGAGCGTAGTTTGATCTGATTTGTTCCGCCGGGATCCGGCACCGCGGAAGCCGGGCGCGCCTCGAAGCCGTCAGCCGACCGCGGCTTCGAGCCGGTCGCCGGCCCGCTCGCGCTCCCACAGCTCACGCAGCCGACCGTCCTGGCGTGCCGTCAGCTCCGCCCAGCTCCCCCGCTCCGCCACCCGACCCGCGTCCAGCACCAGGATCTCGTCCACCGCCGCCTCGGCCAGGCCGGCCAAGCGGTGGGTGATCAGCAGGGTGGCGCGGTCGCTGGTGGCAGCGAGCAGGTCGGCGGTGAGGGCGTCGGCGGTGCGCAGGTCGAGGTGTTCGGCCGGCTCGTCGAGGATCAGCAGCGGGAAGTCCGCGAGCAGTGCGCGGGCCAGGGCGAGGCGCTGGCGCTGGCCGCCGGAGAGACGGGCACCGTGCTCGCCGACCATGGTGTCCAGGCCCTCGGGGAGGGTGTGCACCCAGTCGAGCAGGCGGGCGGCGCCGAGCGCCTCGTGCAGGTCGGTGTCGGTGGCGGTCGGGAGGGCCAGCCGGAGGTTCTCCCGCAGCGAGCTGTCGAAGACGTGGGCGTCCTGGGCGCACAGGCCGATCGCCCGGCGCACGTCGTCGCCGTCGAGCGCGCGGGTATCCACAGCCTGTGGACGGCCGGCCGCGAGGGTGACGCTGCCCGCCTCCTGGTCCAGCAGCCGCAGCAGCGTCAGGGCCAGGGTGGTCTTGCCCGAGCCGGACGGGCCGACCACGGCGACCCGGCGGCCGGCGGCCAGGTCGAGGTCGATGCCGTCCAGGGCCCAGGACAGCTGCCCGGGGTGACGGGCGCGCAGGCCGCGGACCGCGACCGGGAACGGGTCGGCGGGGAGCGGGGCGGGATAGGGAGGTCCCCCCGGCCGAAGGCTGGCGGAGGGCTCCGCCACCGGGTCGGGTGTGTCGCAGACCTCGGTGAGCCGCCCGGCGGCGGCCCGGCTGCGCTCACGCACCTGGACAGCCGCCGGCAGGCCGGCCACCGCCTCGAAGGCGGCGAGCGGAGTGAGGACGAGGACCGCCAGGCAGAGGCCGCCGAGCCGCCCGGCCGCCACCGCCTGCACGCCGACCAGCGCGCAGCCGGCGACCGTGAGGCCGGTGAGCAGCGCGGTCAGGCCGGCGCCGAGCGCGGTGGTCGCGGCGGAGCGGGCGGCGAGCGCGGTGAGGTTGCGGTCCGCCGCTCGTACGGCGGCCAGGCGGCGGGGGAGCGCCCCGGCGACGGTGAGCTCGGCGGTACCGGTGCAGGTGTCGACCACCGCGGTGGCGAGCGCCCCGCGGGCCGGGGCCTGCTGACGCTCCGTCCGGGAGGAGAGCCGGGCGGCGAGCAGCGGTACCCCGGCGCCGGCCAGCAGCAGCCCGAGCGCGAGCACGACGCCGGCGGCGGGGAGCAGGACCCCGAGCGCGGTGGCGGCGGCGAGCGAGACGGTGACCGCGACGGCGGCGGGCAGCCGCCAGCGCAGGTACCAGTCCTGCACGGAGTCGACGTCCGCGACCAGCCGGGAGAGCAGGTCGCCCCGCCGGAACGCGGGAAGCGCGGTGGGCGCGAGCCGCTCCAGACGCTGGTAGACGGTCACCCGCAGGCTGCCGAGGGTGCGCAGCACCGCGTCGTGCGAGACCAGGCGCTCGGCGTAGCGCAGCGCGCTGCGGCCGACCCCGAAGGCGCGCACCGCCGTGACGGCCATCATGAGGTAGAGCACCGGCGGCTGCGTCGAAGCCTTGGAGATCAACCACCCCGAGGTCGCCATCAGCGCCACCGCACACCCGAGCGCCAGCGAACCGAGCAGGACGGACAGCGCGAACCGACGGCGCGGGCGGCCGGCATCGGCGGTACGGAAGAGCCGGGTGAGCCGCCGCAGGGGCGAGGAGCCGTCGGCCGCCAGACCGGCCGCCTGATCGGGGGCGGCCACCGGATCGGTCGCCCTGGAGCCGGTCCGGGCGGCCGGGGTGAGCCTCGGGGCCGGCACGGCGCTGCGGGCGGGTGTGGATGTGGATGTGGGTGTGGGGAGCGGGCCCGGGGCGGGAAGGTGGAGGCGGCTGTCGGCCACGGCGAGCAGGGCGGGGCGGTGGGCGACCAGGAGGACCGTGCGCGCGGGGTCCGCCGCCAGGGCGCGCACCGCCTGCACCACCGCCGCCTCGCTCGCACCGTCGAGGTTCGCCGTCGGCTCGTCCAGGAGCAGCAGCGGACGGTCCGTCAGCAGCGCGCGGGCCAGCGCGAGCCGCTGCCGCTGCCCGGCCGACAGCCCGGCGCCGCCCTCCCCGAGGACCGTGTCCGGAGCGGCGAACGGCAGCGCCTGCGCCGCCGCCAGCGCGGCCCGCACCTCGGCGTCGGTGGCCGAGGGGCGCGCCAGGCGGACGTTCTCCGCGACCGTCCCCGCGAACAGGTGCGGGTGTTGCGGGACCCAGGCGATCTGCGCGCGCCAGCCGGCCGGGTCGAGCTCGGCGAGGTCGTGGCGCCGGCCGTCCGCGGCGAGCACGGTCACCGTCCCCGCGTCGGGCCGCACGAACCCCAGCAGCACCGCGAGCAGCGTGCTCTTGCCCGCCCCGCTGGGCCCGGTGAGCGCGGTGGTGCGGCCGGGCGCCAGGGTGAGCGAGGCGCCCGCGAGGGCCGGTGTGGTCCGTCCCGGGTGGGTGACCGTCACCTCGGAGACCGTCACCGTGGCCCCCGCCAGCGAGGGCGCCGGCACCGTCCCGACCCGGCCGACCGGCGTCTCCAGTACCGCGAAGACCTCCTCGGCCGCCGCCAGTCCCTCGGCGCTCGCGTGGTAGAGCGCGCCGACCTGACGCAGCGGCAGGTAGACCTCGGGGGCGAGGACCAGCACCAGCAGCCCGGTCTCCAGGTCGAGCGTCCCGTTCACCAGCCGGAAGCCGATCGACACCGCGACCAGCGCCACCGACAGGGTGGCGAGCAGTTCCAGCGCGAACGAGGAGACGAAGGCGAGCCGCAGCGTGCGCAGGGTGGCCCGCCGGTACTCGTCCGTGATCCGTCGGACGGCCTCGGCCTGTGCCTTGGCCCGGCCGAAGATCTTGAGGGTGGGCAGTCCGCCGACCACGTCCAGGAAGTGGTGCGAGAGCCGGGCCAGGGAGCGCCACTGGCGGTCCATCCGGCCCTGGGTGGCCCAGCCGATCAGCATCATGAAGAGCGGGATCAGCGGCAGCGTCCCGGCGATGATCGCCGCGCTCACCCAGTCCGCGCCGACGATCCGGGCGAGCAGCACCACCGGCACCACCACGGCGAGGGCGAGCTGCGGCAGGTACCGCGAGAAGTAGTCGTCCAGCGCGTCCACACCGCGGGTGGCGAGGGTGGTCAGTTCGCCGGTCCGCCGGCCGGCCAGGTAGCCGGGCCCGAGTGCGGTGGCGTGCTCGACCAGCCGTCCGCGCAGCCGCGACTTCACCCGGGCCACCGAACGGTGCGCCGCCAGTTCGGTGAGCCAGGCGACCACGGCCCGCCCGACCGCGACGGCGGCGAGCAGCGCCAGCGGCAGGGCCAGCGCACCGATCCCCTGCCCGCGTTGGAAGCAGCGCACCACGATCTCGGCGATCAGCGTGGCCTGGCAGAGCACCAGGACCGCGCCGGCGCCGCCGAGCAGCACGGAGCCGGCCAG from Kitasatospora azatica KCTC 9699 harbors:
- a CDS encoding sensor histidine kinase, producing MEPTPSDATPGDVTPPPHRVPEISSLGLDTLVTEVSERLQSAAAVTDRMQRLLEAVVSVGAGLDLHATLERIAAGAAELVDARYAALGVISPDGHGLSDFIHLGIDDETAVRIGDLPAGRGILGALIEKPEPLLLDDLTGDPRSVGFPPHHPPMRSFLGEPIRVRDEVFGNIYLTEKRGGGGFTPEDAQVLHALAAAAGVAIENSRLYEEGRRRERWIAGAAAVTTALLSTDEAHAALAVAAEQVRELADAALGMIMLPTGDGGLRVSHASGEAAEFVVGELVPGAGYAAQLRDGESVFIDDMSQDPQLVMRLARNFGPSMALPMVAAGRVLGGLVVWRERGARPFTESEKQLAATFASQAALALRLAEGQRDQQRLAVFQDRDRIARDLHDLVIQRLFATGMMLESAARRAVVPEVKVRLGTAVDELDATIQEVRTTIYALQHDDHGDEPDTLRTRVLREGSQAAAALGFKPSMAFVGPVESLVGDATARQLLAALREMLSNTARHARASRVSVEVDTTVYLDPQGHPVSGDPEATVRPGRPGVLLTVTDDGVGIPEGGRRSGLANLRRRAENLGGAAWHEPGPDRRGTRVRWSARL
- the cydD gene encoding thiol reductant ABC exporter subunit CydD: MKPVDPRLLAEARAARRFLAGSVLLGGAGAVLVLCQATLIAEIVVRCFQRGQGIGALALPLALLAAVAVGRAVVAWLTELAAHRSVARVKSRLRGRLVEHATALGPGYLAGRRTGELTTLATRGVDALDDYFSRYLPQLALAVVVPVVLLARIVGADWVSAAIIAGTLPLIPLFMMLIGWATQGRMDRQWRSLARLSHHFLDVVGGLPTLKIFGRAKAQAEAVRRITDEYRRATLRTLRLAFVSSFALELLATLSVALVAVSIGFRLVNGTLDLETGLLVLVLAPEVYLPLRQVGALYHASAEGLAAAEEVFAVLETPVGRVGTVPAPSLAGATVTVSEVTVTHPGRTTPALAGASLTLAPGRTTALTGPSGAGKSTLLAVLLGFVRPDAGTVTVLAADGRRHDLAELDPAGWRAQIAWVPQHPHLFAGTVAENVRLARPSATDAEVRAALAAAQALPFAAPDTVLGEGGAGLSAGQRQRLALARALLTDRPLLLLDEPTANLDGASEAAVVQAVRALAADPARTVLLVAHRPALLAVADSRLHLPAPGPLPTPTSTSTPARSAVPAPRLTPAARTGSRATDPVAAPDQAAGLAADGSSPLRRLTRLFRTADAGRPRRRFALSVLLGSLALGCAVALMATSGWLISKASTQPPVLYLMMAVTAVRAFGVGRSALRYAERLVSHDAVLRTLGSLRVTVYQRLERLAPTALPAFRRGDLLSRLVADVDSVQDWYLRWRLPAAVAVTVSLAAATALGVLLPAAGVVLALGLLLAGAGVPLLAARLSSRTERQQAPARGALATAVVDTCTGTAELTVAGALPRRLAAVRAADRNLTALAARSAATTALGAGLTALLTGLTVAGCALVGVQAVAAGRLGGLCLAVLVLTPLAAFEAVAGLPAAVQVRERSRAAAGRLTEVCDTPDPVAEPSASLRPGGPPYPAPLPADPFPVAVRGLRARHPGQLSWALDGIDLDLAAGRRVAVVGPSGSGKTTLALTLLRLLDQEAGSVTLAAGRPQAVDTRALDGDDVRRAIGLCAQDAHVFDSSLRENLRLALPTATDTDLHEALGAARLLDWVHTLPEGLDTMVGEHGARLSGGQRQRLALARALLADFPLLILDEPAEHLDLRTADALTADLLAATSDRATLLITHRLAGLAEAAVDEILVLDAGRVAERGSWAELTARQDGRLRELWERERAGDRLEAAVG